The Pseudomonas eucalypticola genome has a window encoding:
- a CDS encoding TetR/AcrR family transcriptional regulator — protein sequence MRLQRTPQLPPRERIIDAAQALFMEQGISRVSVDAIAALAASTKMTVYRHFESKDVLILDWLEGLTANYSGVLDRLAADHPDAPDQQLLGFVAYIVQDLERSGYRGCPFTNTLAELPDDAHPARALIQAHKQRQFARLTELCTRIWLDEPQEVAEELTLLMEGAQVVAQNKGLANPGERLTRMVQRRLQAVSSLCPQ from the coding sequence ATGCGCCTCCAACGCACCCCTCAGCTACCGCCCCGGGAACGCATCATTGATGCTGCCCAGGCGCTTTTCATGGAACAAGGGATTTCGCGCGTCAGCGTTGACGCGATCGCCGCACTGGCGGCATCGACGAAAATGACCGTGTACCGGCATTTCGAGAGCAAGGATGTGCTGATCCTGGATTGGCTGGAGGGCCTGACGGCCAACTACAGCGGGGTGCTCGACCGGTTGGCGGCTGACCACCCCGACGCCCCCGACCAGCAACTGCTGGGCTTCGTCGCGTACATCGTCCAGGACCTGGAGCGCTCGGGCTATCGCGGCTGCCCCTTCACCAACACCCTGGCCGAGCTGCCAGACGACGCGCACCCGGCACGGGCACTGATTCAAGCGCACAAGCAGCGGCAGTTTGCGCGATTGACCGAGCTGTGTACCCGCATCTGGCTCGACGAACCGCAGGAAGTCGCCGAGGAACTGACCTTGCTGATGGAGGGCGCTCAGGTTGTGGCGCAGAACAAGGGCCTGGCGAACCCAGGTGAGCGCTTGACACGCATGGTACAGCGACGGCTCCAGGCGGTGTCATCGCTCTGCCCCCAGTGA
- a CDS encoding dicarboxylate/amino acid:cation symporter, whose amino-acid sequence MTSRPVAAPVKAPPVPHANARQPFYRALYFQVVLGICAGIAVGHFWPAFAADLKPLGDGFIRLIKMIIGPVVFCTVVTGIAGMQDLKKVGRVGGKALLYFEIISSVSLVIGLVGGHLLNPGGGFNVDVNTLDASAVTGFAQKAEHLHMVDFLLGIIPSTFVQAFAEGNVLCILLVSVLFGCALSSMGEKGRPVYAMIEGLSGVFFRIVHIIAKLSALGAFGAMAFTVGTYGVGSLLPLLKLVGCFYVLCALFVIVVLGAVAKICGFNILRFLGYIKEELLVVLGTSSSEVVLPQIMEKMQRLGCSKPVVGLVIPTGYSFNLDGTNIYLTMAVLFIAQALNIDLSLSQQLTLVLVAMLTSKGASGVSGAAFVMLTSTLMVVPLVPVAGMVLILGIHRFMGTGLAMTNLVGNGVATLVVSAWEKELDRDQLARELGRRA is encoded by the coding sequence ATGACTTCCCGCCCTGTAGCCGCCCCCGTGAAAGCGCCGCCCGTTCCTCATGCAAACGCCCGGCAGCCGTTCTATCGCGCCCTGTACTTTCAGGTAGTGCTGGGGATATGTGCCGGTATTGCCGTGGGCCACTTCTGGCCTGCTTTTGCCGCTGACCTCAAGCCGCTGGGCGACGGGTTCATCCGGTTGATCAAGATGATCATCGGCCCCGTTGTGTTCTGTACCGTGGTCACCGGTATCGCGGGGATGCAGGATTTGAAGAAGGTCGGAAGGGTGGGCGGCAAGGCGCTGCTCTATTTTGAAATCATCTCATCGGTATCACTGGTGATCGGCTTGGTCGGCGGCCACCTGTTGAATCCCGGGGGTGGCTTCAATGTCGACGTGAACACCCTCGATGCCTCGGCTGTGACCGGCTTTGCGCAGAAGGCTGAGCACTTGCACATGGTCGACTTCCTGCTCGGCATCATTCCCTCGACCTTCGTTCAAGCGTTCGCCGAAGGCAACGTGCTGTGTATCCTGCTGGTGTCGGTCCTGTTCGGTTGCGCCCTTTCGTCCATGGGCGAGAAGGGGCGGCCGGTCTACGCCATGATCGAAGGCCTGTCCGGGGTGTTCTTTCGCATCGTTCATATCATCGCCAAGCTGTCTGCCCTGGGGGCATTCGGCGCAATGGCATTCACCGTGGGCACCTACGGTGTCGGCTCGCTGCTGCCGCTGCTCAAGCTGGTGGGGTGCTTCTACGTGCTGTGCGCGCTGTTCGTGATCGTGGTGCTGGGGGCCGTCGCGAAAATCTGTGGCTTCAATATCTTGCGCTTCCTGGGCTATATCAAGGAAGAGCTGCTGGTGGTGCTCGGTACCAGCTCATCGGAAGTGGTGTTGCCGCAGATCATGGAAAAAATGCAGCGCCTGGGCTGTTCCAAGCCTGTCGTGGGGTTGGTGATCCCGACCGGTTATTCATTCAACCTGGATGGCACCAACATTTACTTGACCATGGCCGTGCTGTTCATCGCCCAGGCGTTGAATATCGATTTGTCACTGTCCCAGCAATTGACGCTGGTGCTGGTCGCCATGTTGACCTCCAAAGGCGCCAGCGGCGTCTCCGGGGCGGCCTTCGTCATGCTCACCAGCACCCTCATGGTCGTGCCGCTGGTACCGGTGGCAGGGATGGTGCTGATCCTGGGTATCCATCGCTTCATGGGCACCGGGCTTGCCATGACCAACCTGGTGGGCAATGGTGTTGCGACGCTGGTGGTGTCCGCCTGGGAAAAAGAGCTCGATCGTGACCAGTTGGCCCGGGAACTGGGCCGTCGCGCCTGA